The following is a genomic window from Geobacillus subterraneus.
CAATAGCCGGCGGGTTTGCGGCTAACTTGATTGTCAACATGCTGGATGTTTTAGTCGCTGGTTTTACAGAAGTAGGCGCTCAAGTGATGGATCCTAGTTATAAAGCGAATCCAGCAATGAACTGGTACTTTCTTGCGGCTTCATTTGTTGTACTTGTCATTGTAGCCACTGTTGTCACGAACAAAATCACAATTCCTCGTTTAGGAAAATACGAAGGCGATGTTCAAAAGATGGATCCGTTAACGGATGATGAAAAGAAAGGATTGCGTTGGGCAGGTTGGTCTGCTCTTGTTTACATTGCGATTTTGCTGGTGCTCGCCCTCCCCAGTGATGCGATTTTACGAAATCCAGAAACAGGATCTTTGGTAAGCGGCTCTCCCTTGATGAATGGACTCGTTCCGATTATTATGTTTTTGTTCCTAATTCCAGCCTTGTTTTATGGAATGGGGGCCAAAACAGTTCGTTCGGATAAAGATGTGGCAAAAATGATCGGGGATGCTCTAGCGACAATGGGTCCTTATATTCTTCTGGCGTTTGTCGCCGCTCAGATGATTGCATATTTCAACTGGAGCAATTTAGGTCCTATTATTGCTATTAAAGGGGCGGAGTTTCTCCAGTCGATCGGGTTGACAGGCATCGGTCTAGTGGTGGGATTTGTGATCATCGCTGCCTTGATTAACTTGTTAGTGGCCAGTTCTTCAGCTAAGTGGGCGATTTTAGCACCGGTCTTTGTACCTATGTTTATGGTGTTAGGATATGACCCAGCTTTTACGCAGATAGCCTACCGAATCGGTGATTCCATCACAAATCCGATCACTCCAATGCTTCCTTACTTTGCAATTTTATTGTCGTTTGCCAAAATGTATAATCCGAGAGTAGGGATGGGGACGTTAATGGCTTCGTTGTTGCCATATACGATTTTCTTTGCCCTGGCTTGGATTGCGATTTTGGTGGTTTGGTTTTTCCTGGGTTGGCCGTTAGGGCCGAATGGGCCGATTTTCCTTCCGTCTTAAGCGCTGTGAAAAAGAGTTCGTCTTCGTAAACAGGGAGCATGTAGAGGAATGGAATGAAAGAAACCTGCAGCAAGAAAATAGGTGTTTCCTTCACAGCTTGTCAAAGTTTTGTGTCAAAACTGTTGTGTCCGTACACGATGAAAAAGAAAGAAGATTTAGTTAGCTGCCAAATAGCCCTCTTTAGGAGGGGTTTGGCATTTTTTATGCACCGTGACGAAATGGGGGTTTTTGGACTCGATATAGTGTGCAAACTGTTTTTGTTTGGAAGGGATTTGAACTTTGGATCGCACGTGGATAGCCTGGTGGACAGCTTGCCGTAGGGCGGGTGTTCCCAGAAATATCACCATCTCAAAGCGCAGGCGCAGATGGGGGAGTGTTCCACATGTGGTGTGGTAACTGGTCCGAGGGGATAACGAAAAAGATAAACAAAGGGGAACGGAGAAAAGAAGTCTTCTTTCCAGCCTGTGAGCGAACGATTTTCAAGCAATGATGAAGCAACTTTCAAAAAAGAAAATGGAAAAATATCACCATCCCTGTTATGATGATAAAGAGTTCAGCGAACAAGGTGTCTACTTTCGTTTGTTGTGTAGGTACCTTGTTTTGTTGGGAAAAAGGTTGTTGGCAGGTGGAACGATGAGAGATTTCCTTTCCCGCTGGGTCCCCGTCATTCTCTGGTGCCTCGTCATTTACAGCTTCAGCGAGTCTTCCTGGTTTACTGGGGCGAATACGGCGCATGTGCTGCAGGTGATTTTATCGTACTTGCCGTTTGGCAGTGGGGATGAAGAGGGGTCGTCATTTTTGAATTTTTTGATCCGCAAAGCGGCGCATTTGACCGAATTTGGCATTTTGGCCGCGCTTGTATGGCGGGCGCTGTCGCCCAAGCGGTTTGCGTATGCGGGCGCTTGGCTGTTTGCGACCGTGTATGCGGCAACCGATGAGTGGCACCAGTCGTTTGAGCCGGGGCGGACGGCGACGCCAAAAGATGTGGCGATTGATTCATGTGGGGCGCTCCTCGCGCTTTTGATCGTCTTTGTTTGCC
Proteins encoded in this region:
- a CDS encoding AbgT family transporter, which codes for MAAPNVNIPTPETPPRGFFSRMLNIIEKYGNRLPDPVTLFVVLSIAILIASAIAAAAGLSAVNPSTNETIQAVNLLSSEGLVKILTGMVTNFAQFPPLGLVLVVMIGVGLAEATGLIQALMRRALASTPPRYVIPTVIFIGMLGNMAGDAAFVVLPPIAALLLMGIGFNPLAGLIMAYASIAGGFAANLIVNMLDVLVAGFTEVGAQVMDPSYKANPAMNWYFLAASFVVLVIVATVVTNKITIPRLGKYEGDVQKMDPLTDDEKKGLRWAGWSALVYIAILLVLALPSDAILRNPETGSLVSGSPLMNGLVPIIMFLFLIPALFYGMGAKTVRSDKDVAKMIGDALATMGPYILLAFVAAQMIAYFNWSNLGPIIAIKGAEFLQSIGLTGIGLVVGFVIIAALINLLVASSSAKWAILAPVFVPMFMVLGYDPAFTQIAYRIGDSITNPITPMLPYFAILLSFAKMYNPRVGMGTLMASLLPYTIFFALAWIAILVVWFFLGWPLGPNGPIFLPS
- a CDS encoding VanZ family protein; the protein is MRDFLSRWVPVILWCLVIYSFSESSWFTGANTAHVLQVILSYLPFGSGDEEGSSFLNFLIRKAAHLTEFGILAALVWRALSPKRFAYAGAWLFATVYAATDEWHQSFEPGRTATPKDVAIDSCGALLALLIVFVCRHWLRTKHRAVKRGV